One Actinomycetes bacterium genomic region harbors:
- a CDS encoding MFS transporter, with product MSLLSERRLRGWAGAPLPAPVRRMLAAVLVGALGNGLVLPFLVVYLSQVRGIPASIAGLAVAWEALLSFALTPTAGWLVDRFGPGPVLRLSPLVCAVATAGWAFVHTAPQAFLPATVSAVGNVGLWPAGATLLSRLVGEDERQRVFGLNFAALNLGIGVGGLLAGLFVDARRPVTFQLLYLGDALAFLAFAAIMFSMRGVGGPIPPATPTEEESPGTWRDIAADRALRRLAVLSVVMLTCGYGALEVGFPYFASTVVGVSDRVVAFGYVGNTVAIVLGQMVVIRVLRGRRRSRALGLVGLLWAGSWLVLGLASKASGAGAVLLVLLCPLVFAVGETLWQPVTPAIINDLAPEDLRGRYNAVGTLTWSLSGMLGPALTGVLLGAGHSAAWVVLVTVGCLAAGALALRLRRVLTPGQDGLAPGDMAIPIGHAAGAGLVAEVPD from the coding sequence GTGAGCCTCCTGTCCGAGCGCCGCCTCCGGGGCTGGGCCGGCGCGCCGCTCCCGGCGCCGGTCCGCCGGATGCTGGCCGCCGTCCTGGTCGGCGCGCTGGGCAACGGCCTCGTCCTGCCGTTCCTCGTGGTCTACCTCTCCCAGGTCCGCGGGATCCCGGCGAGCATCGCTGGCCTCGCGGTGGCCTGGGAGGCGCTGCTGAGCTTCGCGCTCACGCCGACGGCCGGCTGGCTCGTGGACCGGTTCGGGCCCGGCCCGGTCCTGCGTCTGTCGCCTCTGGTCTGCGCGGTCGCGACCGCGGGTTGGGCGTTCGTCCACACCGCGCCACAGGCGTTCCTGCCGGCGACGGTGTCGGCGGTGGGCAACGTGGGGCTGTGGCCCGCGGGGGCGACACTGCTGTCCCGGCTGGTCGGCGAGGACGAGCGGCAGCGGGTGTTCGGGCTGAACTTCGCCGCCCTGAACCTCGGGATCGGCGTGGGTGGCCTGCTGGCCGGACTGTTCGTCGACGCCCGTCGGCCGGTCACCTTCCAACTGCTGTACCTCGGCGACGCGCTGGCGTTCCTGGCCTTCGCCGCGATCATGTTCTCGATGCGCGGGGTGGGCGGCCCGATCCCTCCCGCCACGCCCACCGAGGAGGAGTCGCCCGGGACCTGGCGAGACATCGCCGCCGACCGGGCGTTGCGCCGCTTGGCCGTCTTGTCGGTGGTCATGCTCACCTGCGGCTACGGCGCCCTGGAGGTCGGCTTCCCGTACTTCGCCAGCACGGTGGTCGGCGTCTCCGACCGGGTAGTCGCCTTCGGGTACGTGGGCAACACCGTGGCCATCGTCCTCGGCCAGATGGTCGTCATCCGCGTCCTTCGCGGTCGCCGGCGCAGTCGGGCGCTCGGCCTGGTCGGACTGCTGTGGGCCGGCTCGTGGCTGGTCCTCGGCCTCGCCTCGAAGGCTTCGGGCGCCGGTGCGGTGCTGCTCGTCCTGCTCTGCCCGCTCGTCTTCGCGGTCGGCGAGACGCTGTGGCAGCCGGTCACCCCGGCAATCATCAACGACCTGGCCCCCGAGGACCTCCGCGGCCGCTACAACGCCGTCGGGACGCTGACCTGGAGCCTCTCGGGCATGCTGGGGCCGGCATTGACCGGTGTCCTGCTCGGTGCAGGGCACTCGGCCGCCTGGGTCGTCCTCGTCACCGTCGGCTGCCTGGCTGCTGGCGCGCTGGCCCTTCGACTGCGCCGGGTCCTCACCCCGGGGCAGGACGGGCTGGCGCCCGGGGACATGGCCATCCCCATCGGCCACGCGGCCGGGGCCGGCCTGGTCGCGGAGGTGCCAGACTGA
- a CDS encoding DUF5998 family protein, translating to MAHPTSVADLRVAIDRCGYYPDLVAETVESAIAGEQVRAFLVHHEATFDRDELRRHVTVLVLTPSRLVVGHTDDSPPDESSPTPYAISSVETVPLSRIGSIAVSRTVADPDRYRGGQPARDVVVTLGWGAISRVDLEPASCGDPECDADHGYTGTLSADDLSVRVSDAGDGQDAVRQALAFAGALSTATAGARG from the coding sequence ATGGCGCACCCCACCTCCGTCGCGGACCTGCGGGTGGCGATCGATCGCTGCGGCTACTACCCCGACCTCGTCGCCGAGACGGTGGAGTCCGCCATCGCGGGCGAACAGGTGCGCGCGTTCCTCGTCCACCACGAGGCGACCTTCGACCGCGACGAGCTTCGCCGGCACGTCACGGTCTTGGTGCTGACCCCGTCCCGCCTCGTGGTCGGGCACACCGATGACAGCCCGCCGGACGAGTCGAGCCCCACGCCCTACGCCATCAGCTCGGTGGAGACCGTCCCGCTGTCGCGGATCGGCTCGATCGCCGTCAGCCGCACCGTCGCCGACCCGGACCGCTATCGCGGCGGCCAGCCGGCGCGCGACGTCGTGGTCACTCTGGGGTGGGGCGCGATCAGCCGGGTCGACCTCGAGCCGGCGTCCTGCGGCGACCCCGAGTGCGACGCCGACCACGGCTACACCGGCACGCTGAGCGCCGATGACCTGTCGGTCCGGGTCAGCGACGCCGGGGACGGGCAGGACGCGGTGCGGCAGGCACTGGCGTTCGCCGGCGCGCTGTCGACGGCCACCGCGGGCGCGCGCGGTTGA